A region of Pyxidicoccus parkwaysis DNA encodes the following proteins:
- a CDS encoding RNA polymerase sigma factor, with amino-acid sequence MRGAGGGAAMDEGQHRQFDEFARARRPGLLRVARRLCAGGGIEPEDLVQETLERAYRHFDKLVGENAGAVSVWLSTTLSNRFLDHCRRRRTEVLGAPALRVVQGDSTGEPEPAEQWERVTKDDFQRAIDRLRPPHVRQAYLLHASGLRYRAIAQQLRAPEGTVGRWLSEARQALREMLTPGDAPREGRAES; translated from the coding sequence ATGAGGGGAGCAGGGGGCGGCGCAGCGATGGATGAAGGGCAGCACCGCCAATTCGACGAATTCGCGCGAGCACGGCGTCCCGGCCTCTTGAGGGTGGCCCGGCGTCTGTGCGCGGGGGGAGGCATTGAGCCGGAGGACCTCGTGCAGGAGACGCTGGAGCGTGCGTACCGTCACTTCGACAAGCTGGTGGGAGAGAACGCGGGCGCGGTGAGCGTGTGGCTGAGCACCACGCTGAGCAACCGCTTCCTGGACCACTGCCGCCGCCGGCGCACCGAAGTCCTGGGCGCGCCCGCGCTGCGCGTGGTGCAGGGGGACTCGACGGGCGAGCCCGAGCCCGCGGAGCAGTGGGAGCGCGTCACGAAGGACGACTTCCAGCGCGCCATCGACCGGCTCCGGCCTCCGCACGTGCGGCAGGCGTACCTGCTGCATGCCTCGGGGCTGCGCTACCGGGCCATTGCCCAGCAGCTCCGCGCGCCCGAGGGGACGGTGGGACGGTGGCTCTCCGAGGCGCGGCAGGCGCTGCGGGAGATGCTGACGCCCGGCGATGCGCCGCGTGAGGGCAGGGCCGAGTCATGA